A single Ignavibacteriales bacterium DNA region contains:
- a CDS encoding T9SS type A sorting domain-containing protein, producing the protein MKNRSITILFLAFLLSSIQISMPQNWLKVDSVFNPSGVYALSFSCPAFADMDGDGKTDLFVGNSTRAQYFKNISDSGITSFSYDEAMLASIYTTSIGVNNYYPLTADLDNDGDNDLIIGGYNGFIYYRNDGNPASAVWTKIDTFFQAVNPLIGTDARPVLVDIDNDGDLDLFAGIGESLFGGPTAGITIGFRNTGNNTSAVFTQDNTLTTGLPDAGLNSFPAFADVDADGDYDLLIGRDIASFLFYRNTGTAASPVWTRDFNMFNTMETTTYWKVPVLFDYDNDGDYDLIYGSDNGRLTVYQNTGTPTAPVYTRNNDLFRVIKSQGSGATAALGDFDNDGDYDLISGDWSGKFQYFRNSGGQVFPSFASVSSPLTVLDPGSYSSPTVVDLDGDGDLDVVAGELNGKLYGYINNGGSFASNNAPFSAINVTGFSHPAFADLDADGDPDLILGAETSSNWRAYRNQGSMTFVEDNTLLTGVTTYSRGKPALADIDLDGDYDLVIGRSFGEVALFENKGTALSPSWVLNDTLFAGIKVKQSASPAFGDMDGDGKPDMILAEYDGNFTWFKNLMNITVGTEEDAAVLPSGFSLEQNYPNPFNPSTRINFTLPREMKIRLEVYSAEGVLVREVLNGSFASGAHSVQLDFASSGLSSGVYFYSLRGEGLFLSRKMILLK; encoded by the coding sequence ATGAAAAATCGTTCTATCACAATCCTCTTTCTCGCTTTTTTACTTTCGTCAATACAAATCAGCATGCCCCAAAACTGGCTGAAAGTGGATTCCGTCTTTAATCCTTCGGGCGTATATGCCCTGAGTTTTTCCTGTCCGGCGTTTGCCGATATGGATGGTGACGGTAAAACAGATCTCTTTGTGGGAAACTCCACCAGGGCACAATACTTTAAAAATATTTCCGATTCAGGCATCACCTCATTCAGCTATGACGAGGCAATGCTGGCTTCGATATATACAACCAGCATCGGGGTTAACAATTATTATCCCCTCACCGCTGATCTTGACAATGACGGCGATAACGATCTGATCATCGGCGGTTACAATGGCTTTATATACTACCGTAATGACGGCAACCCCGCTTCCGCAGTGTGGACAAAGATTGACACATTTTTTCAGGCGGTGAATCCCCTTATCGGCACCGATGCGCGCCCCGTGCTTGTGGATATTGACAATGACGGTGATCTGGATTTATTCGCCGGCATTGGCGAGTCACTGTTCGGCGGTCCCACGGCGGGCATTACCATCGGATTCAGAAATACCGGCAATAACACATCCGCCGTGTTCACGCAGGATAACACCCTCACAACCGGACTTCCTGATGCAGGGCTTAACTCTTTTCCCGCATTCGCGGATGTTGACGCAGACGGTGATTATGATCTCCTGATCGGGCGCGATATTGCCTCATTCCTCTTTTACCGGAATACCGGAACCGCCGCTTCACCGGTCTGGACGCGTGATTTTAATATGTTCAACACCATGGAAACCACCACATACTGGAAAGTTCCCGTTCTGTTTGATTACGACAATGACGGCGATTATGACCTTATATACGGCAGCGATAACGGCCGCCTTACGGTCTATCAGAACACGGGCACGCCCACAGCTCCTGTATATACACGCAATAATGATCTTTTCCGCGTGATAAAAAGCCAGGGAAGCGGAGCCACTGCCGCGCTTGGTGATTTTGATAACGACGGCGATTATGATCTGATAAGCGGTGACTGGAGCGGCAAGTTTCAGTACTTCCGGAATAGCGGCGGACAGGTCTTCCCCTCGTTTGCTTCCGTTTCTTCCCCCCTGACCGTACTCGATCCCGGTTCCTATTCATCCCCCACCGTGGTTGATCTGGATGGCGATGGCGATCTTGATGTGGTTGCCGGCGAATTGAACGGCAAACTCTACGGATATATAAATAACGGAGGAAGTTTTGCATCAAACAATGCTCCCTTTTCAGCAATAAATGTCACCGGTTTTTCGCATCCGGCTTTTGCTGATCTGGATGCCGATGGCGACCCTGATCTCATCCTCGGCGCAGAGACATCATCCAACTGGCGCGCTTACCGGAATCAGGGTTCAATGACATTTGTTGAAGACAATACCCTTCTGACAGGCGTTACCACTTACAGCAGAGGTAAACCGGCTCTGGCCGATATTGACCTTGATGGTGACTATGATCTGGTAATCGGCCGCTCATTTGGTGAGGTGGCTTTATTTGAAAATAAAGGTACAGCCCTGTCCCCCTCCTGGGTTTTGAATGACACCCTGTTCGCGGGCATCAAGGTCAAGCAAAGCGCCTCCCCCGCATTTGGCGATATGGATGGTGACGGTAAACCGGACATGATTCTTGCAGAATATGACGGCAACTTTACATGGTTTAAAAATCTGATGAATATTACCGTTGGCACCGAAGAAGATGCAGCGGTACTTCCTTCCGGATTCTCGCTTGAGCAGAATTACCCGAATCCGTTTAATCCGTCAACCAGGATTAACTTTACACTTCCCCGTGAGATGAAAATCCGCCTTGAGGTGTATTCCGCTGAGGGGGTGCTGGTACGTGAAGTCCTGAACGGCAGTTTTGCCTCCGGAGCTCACTCAGTGCAGCTTGATTTTGCTTCATCTGGTTTGAGCAGCGGAGTTTATTTTTACTCCCTCAGAGGAGAAGGGCTTTTCCTCAGCCGGAAAATGATCCTGCTCAAGTAA
- a CDS encoding glycosyltransferase, protein MEYTAETAALIVTALHVPFFLTSLYNLLTAPEVKTAEGHQGKVSLLIPARNEEKNIGRTLESILAMSDPLHEILILDDNSTDGTRRIAESFSAKDRRIMIISGKELPTGWLGKNFACHQLSEKATGEYLLFMDSDVAMKSGSVSFLISKMKELNLSAASVFPTQLMSGVGEKFIVPMMNWILLNLLPLNFVYRSNNPAFVAANGQLLCFRRDDYQSLGGHASVKDKVVEDMELARMIKRSGRKMMTFTGGSQIFCTMYSSLGESIKGFSKNFFPGFAMPAPVFLLFVLFLTALFLAPLAGVWFSSLFIIPSAMIYIQRAAVSRISRGVLLFNLVFHPVQMLAVLWTGINSVRVTLSRAAEWKGRKI, encoded by the coding sequence ATGGAATATACTGCGGAAACAGCAGCGCTGATTGTAACGGCGCTGCATGTTCCTTTTTTTCTGACATCACTGTATAATCTTCTTACCGCCCCGGAGGTAAAAACTGCAGAGGGGCATCAGGGAAAAGTATCGCTGCTGATTCCTGCCCGCAATGAAGAGAAGAATATCGGCAGGACGCTTGAAAGTATCCTTGCAATGAGTGATCCGCTGCATGAAATCCTTATCCTTGATGACAACTCAACCGACGGCACCAGGAGGATTGCCGAATCCTTCTCCGCAAAAGACCGGCGCATCATGATAATAAGCGGAAAAGAACTCCCCACCGGCTGGCTCGGAAAAAACTTCGCCTGCCATCAGCTCTCTGAAAAAGCAACCGGGGAATATCTCCTGTTCATGGACAGCGATGTTGCCATGAAGAGCGGCTCCGTTTCTTTTCTGATCAGTAAGATGAAAGAGCTTAACCTGAGCGCTGCATCGGTGTTCCCGACACAGTTAATGTCCGGTGTAGGAGAAAAGTTTATCGTCCCGATGATGAACTGGATCCTGCTGAACCTGCTCCCGCTCAATTTTGTATATAGAAGTAATAATCCGGCGTTTGTGGCAGCAAACGGCCAGCTCCTCTGCTTCCGCAGAGATGATTATCAGTCACTCGGAGGGCATGCATCCGTGAAAGATAAGGTGGTGGAGGATATGGAGCTAGCCCGTATGATTAAACGGAGCGGCAGAAAAATGATGACCTTTACCGGAGGCAGTCAGATTTTCTGTACAATGTACTCCTCGCTTGGCGAAAGCATAAAAGGATTCTCAAAGAATTTTTTCCCCGGTTTTGCGATGCCCGCGCCGGTATTTCTGCTGTTTGTCTTATTTTTAACCGCCCTCTTTCTTGCGCCTCTTGCCGGAGTATGGTTCTCTTCTCTTTTTATAATTCCCTCGGCAATGATATATATACAGCGGGCAGCCGTATCACGCATATCGCGCGGTGTCTTGCTTTTTAATCTGGTCTTTCACCCGGTTCAGATGCTGGCAGTGCTGTGGACCGGAATCAACTCAGTCCGCGTAACGCTCTCACGCGCCGCCGAATGGAAAGGAAGAAAAATCTGA
- a CDS encoding carotenoid biosynthesis protein, whose product MERKKNLKKYIYIILGVMYLVGIAGHSTEVLFPLMITLTPFTLFFTGSLTLYASGLYKEKSFIIWFLVTYIFTFFSEYVGVKTGLIFGAYEYSSVLGFSLGDVPLIIGFNWVLVVAGSIYLASLITKNSGIRVPLAGVLAVLFDYFLEPVAIALDYWTWADVAVPMQNYIAWFLIASAAAYFYGRLVEKKTDMVFGYYFGLQLIFFIALQIFAI is encoded by the coding sequence ATGGAAAGGAAGAAAAATCTGAAAAAGTATATCTATATAATACTTGGAGTCATGTATCTGGTAGGAATCGCCGGACACAGTACTGAGGTCCTTTTTCCGCTGATGATTACGCTTACTCCTTTCACGCTGTTCTTTACCGGATCACTCACGCTCTATGCATCCGGTCTGTATAAGGAAAAAAGTTTCATCATCTGGTTTTTGGTCACATATATCTTCACATTTTTTTCTGAATACGTGGGCGTTAAAACCGGACTGATATTCGGTGCGTATGAATACAGTTCAGTTCTGGGCTTTTCACTGGGAGATGTTCCGCTGATTATCGGGTTTAACTGGGTTCTGGTAGTGGCAGGGAGCATTTATCTGGCATCCCTGATAACAAAAAACAGCGGTATCCGTGTGCCTCTTGCCGGTGTTCTCGCCGTGCTCTTTGACTATTTCCTTGAGCCGGTTGCTATTGCGCTGGACTACTGGACCTGGGCTGATGTTGCCGTCCCGATGCAGAATTATATTGCCTGGTTTCTGATTGCTTCAGCCGCAGCATACTTTTACGGCCGGCTGGTGGAGAAAAAAACCGACATGGTTTTTGGTTATTATTTCGGGCTTCAGCTTATCTTTTTCATAGCATTACAGATTTTTGCTATTTAA